The following are encoded in a window of Phragmites australis chromosome 22, lpPhrAust1.1, whole genome shotgun sequence genomic DNA:
- the LOC133905193 gene encoding beta-glucuronosyltransferase GlcAT14A-like, with product MKPIPQSVLAAVDRRWLLPLAVGSALSLLLLVALTTFPFPFPSSASSPSPALFVEHKLAPSPPSSSASLPRIAFLISGSAGDASALRRVLLALYHPRNRYILHLDAEAPDSDRRDLAAGLADHPVIASAGNVRVVERANLITYRGPTMVANTLHAAAAFLWADAGAGGSEWDWFINLSASDYPLVTQDDLIHVFAKLPRDLNFIDHTSDIGWKEFQRAKPVIIDPGLYMKKKSDVFWIPQRRSVPTAFKLFTGSAWMALSRPFVEYCVWGWDNLPRTVLMYYANFISSPEGYFHTVVCNAEEFKNTTVNHDLHYISWDNPPKQHPHYLTVEDLDRMVASDAPFARKFHADDPVLDKIDEEILFRGLDMPTPGGWCAGTRENGSDPCSVIGDTSLLQPGRGAVRLQRLMTSLLSEEKFHPRQCK from the exons ATGAAGCCCATCCCCCAGTccgtcctcgccgccgtcgaccgccgGTGGCTGCTCCCCCTCGCCGTCGGCTCCGCGCtctcgctcctcctcctcgtcgccctcaccaccttccctttccccttcccctcctccgcctcctcgcccTCCCCGGCCCTCTTCGTCGAGCACAAGCTCGCCCCTTCCCCGCCGTCCTCCAGCGCCTCACTCCCCCGCATCGCCTTCCTCATATCTGGATCCGCGGGAGACGCCTCCGCGCTCCGCCGCGTCCTCCTCGCGCTCTACCACCCCAGGAACCGCTACATCCTGCACTTGGATGCCGAGGCGCCGGACTCCGACCGGAGGGACCTCGCTGCCGGACTCGCGGACCACCCGGTCATCGCTTCTGCCGGCAACGTGCGCGTCGTCGAGCGCGCCAACCTCATCACGTACCGTGGGCCCACCATGGTCGCCAACACActgcacgccgccgccgccttcttgTGGGCCGACGCTGGCGCCGGCGGCTCGGAGTGGGATTGGTTCATCAACCTCTCCGCCTCGGATTACCCGCTCGTCACGCAGGATG ATCTAATACATGTGTTCGCCAAGCTTCCGCGTGATCTTAACTTCATCGACCACACGAGCGACATTGGATGGAAGGA GTTTCAGAGGGCAAAGCCGGTGATCATTGACCCAGGGCTCTACATGAAGAAGAAGTCAGATGTGTTCTGGATACCGCAGCGGCGGAGCGTCCCCACGGCCTTCAAGCTCTTCACTG GTTCTGCTTGGATGGCATTATCTAGGCCCTTTGTCGAATACTGCGTATGGGGCTGGGACAACCTGCCTCGTACTGTACTCATGTACTACGCCAATTTCATCTCCTCGCCAGAAGGTTACTTCCACACCGTGGTCTGCAATGCTGAGGAATTCAAGAACACGACCGTGAACCATGACCTGCATTACATCTCATGGGACAACCCTCCAAAGCAGCACCCGCACTACCTCACGGTCGAGGACTTGGACAGGATGGTTGCTAGTGATGCGCCATTTGCTCGGAAGTTCCACGCAGACGACCCGGTGCTAGACAAGATAGACGAGGAGATCCTGTTCCGTGGCCTGGACATGCCGACTCCCGGAGGCTGGTGCGCGGGAACGAGAGAGAACGGGAGCGACCCTTGCTCGGTCATCGGAGACACCAGTCTCCTTCAGCCTGGCCGTGGGGCTGTGCGGCTGCAGCGACTGATGACCTCGCTATTGTCGGAGGAGAAGTTCCACCCAAGGCAGTGCAAGTAG
- the LOC133904278 gene encoding vesicle-associated membrane protein 721-like yields the protein MAQQGSPATSLIYAMVARGTVVVAEHTSYTGNFRDIAAQCLHRLPAGNNRFTYTCDGHTFNFLVNDGYAYCVVATESVGRQIPLAFLEMTREDFNKRYAGGKAATATANSLSRDFGPRLREQMQYCMDHPEEVSRLSKVKAQVSEVKGIMMENIDKVIDRGQQIDGLVTRTEQLHDQAADFRQQGTRVRRKMWFQNMKMKLIVLGIVVALILIIILSICHGRCK from the exons ATGGCGCAGCAGGGGTCACCTGCGACGTCCTTGATATACGCGATGGTGGCGCGGGGCACGGTGGTCGTGGCGGAGCACACGTCGTACACGGGCAACTTCCGGGACATCGCGGCGCAGTGCCTGCACAGGCTGCCGGCGGGGAACAACCGCTTCACCTACACCTGCGACGGCCACACTTTCAACTTCCTCGTCAACGATGGATACG CATACTGCGTTGTTGCAACTGAGTCGGTTGGCCGGCAGATTCCTCTTGCCTTCCTAGAGATGACCAGGGAGGATTTCAACAAGAGATATGCAGGGGGCAAAGCAGCCACAGCTACAGCCAACAGTCTCAGCCGAGATTTCGG GCCACGGCTTAGAGAGCAGATGCAGTACTGTATGGATCACCCAGAGGAGGTGAGTAGGCTGTCCAAAGTGAAAGCTCAAGTCTCTGAAGTGAAAGGCATCATGATGGAAAACATTGACAAG GTCATCGATCGCGGGCAACAGATTGATGGGCTCGTCACAAGGACAGAGCAGCTGCACGACCAG gcTGCTGATTTCAGGCAGCAAGGCACACGGGTGCGGCGCAAGATGTGGTTCCAGAACATGAAGATGAAGCTGATCGTCCTCGGCATCGTCGTTGCACTGATCCTCATCATAATCCTGTCAATTTGCCATGGCAGATGCAAGTGA
- the LOC133904654 gene encoding uncharacterized protein LOC133904654 — MACCQALVVVLALAPAEAARDIPAATTTMTAGNSKRKSAVAAGVVGAHDQKTFLGSGLGGGSYGAGIGGFAGVGSFGGAVGGIGSALGGVGGLGGVGGLGGAGGGLGGGGLGGLGGGGIGGLGGGGLGAGGLGGLGGGGAGGLGGGGGSGSGGDGGGYHGGGGCIHP, encoded by the coding sequence ATGGCGTGCTGCCAGGCCCTGGTCGTCGTCCTGGCGCTAGCACCAGCTGAGGCGGCTAGAGACATACCTGCGGCCACGACAACGATGACCGCCGGGAACAGTAAGAGGAAGAGCGCCGTTGCCGCAGGAGTAGTGGGCGCCCACGACCAGAAGACCTTCCTGGGCAGCGGCCTGGGAGGAGGGTCGTACGGCGCAGGCATCGGAGGCTTCGCTGGCGTCGGGAGCTTCGGCGGAGCTGTGGGGGGCATCGGCAGCGCGCTCGGAGGCGTCGGTGGGCTCGGAGGTGTTGGTGGTCTTGGTGGAGCTGGCGGTGGACTCGGTGGAGGCGGCCTCGGTGGTCTCGGTGGTGGTGGCATTGGCGGGCTAGGTGGTGGCGGGCTAGGTGCAGGCGGCCTCGGCGGGCTTGGTGGTGGCGGTGCCGGTGGCctgggcggtggtggcggcagcggcagcggcggcgacggcggcggttaTCATGGTGGCGGTGGCTGCATTCATCCGTGA